The DNA segment ttatatttatttaattgtgtcGATACTTCAAGTTTATACTTTGAggattttttaagaattataaaagattttttggcGTAATTcgacaaaatttttcatcctACCAACAGTTCATCCGAGAAACAATATGGATGAAgtcttttgaaaaaaaaaaaacatttaatcgaACTTAGTTGTATTTTATGTGAACATAAGCAACAAAACGATGAAAGACCGAATTTAACAGCACCTACTACTGAACagtaaacatgtttttttatcagtAGTGTAAGAAACaatcaaaattactttaattctatataaatcttcaaaatcattattaagaatatcgatagttattttgtttattgatattGTATTTCATTGCAGTTTAAACAATTACTAAGCCTTCCGTATCATCTATCATTCGTATTGAGACTTCGCCAGACGTTCTTTATGCAGTGCTCTGTAATTCAGGAACAAAAATAGGAGTCAAAAACAGATTGATGCTTATTCAAATTCAAGAGTCTGGTAGAACTTATTCAGTATCCCAAACATCCAATAAACTAACCTTTAGTTATAGCCTTTAAGGGGTAACAATTGACTAACACAGACTAACAAGTTTacagataaaaagaaaaccgatttatatataagaaataaaggaaaatgcatcattaaattacaattagaATTGATTATACGTGTGTAAGATACCTAACGTGTATtaatagaatagaaaataattaaagttaatttattatatgataacggaaaaatacatttaaaaaaattctgtactacacatatatgtatatatataaacatatatatgtagtacagaatactatttatatatatatatatatatatatatatataatcacagaaataattgaaacaaGCATTTATAAGAAGGTTTGTCTTGTGTTTGTCTTGTCTTGTTTGTCTTCTCCAggaattagtatttttatgacatatttgtgtcaataaaactaaagacaatttttaatatagccTACATCGCTCCTCCCTACATCAGCTATCTTCCAGTGACAATACCATCGAATCCGCCCAGCCGTTTCAAAAATTAACTgagacaaacatacacacagacAGAAACGCTGACGGACGTAGGACGTAGTTAGTATTAGCAACATTGTTGTAAAATCGATCGCTACACGacatgaattttttaatacttagcTGTCATCAGTAGCTGATAACTTGGTAtctttttatcaaattcatGATAAGTATATCGATTTATcgatttaattaacttatattaataacattcaaCACTCCGTTTTTgctattttgtatataattcgCTTTTACCTAAATCCCTACACTATAATccgaagtaaattattataatttgctaCCATAGATGCATTGTCTCGGCGGCATGCGTGTCTGTGACACAGAAATAGAATAAGTATTATATGCACAACAGAAATGCCACTTACCTTATAAACGGACGGATGGCCTTATGCTACAATCGTAATTTTGGTGTCTTCGGAGTCATTATGCGTACCACAAGTTTGTGTGACCACACTACATACGGCTCGTgttcagtttttaattaataaaacttctcACATTACAGTATTATACAGGTGTGTGATAAAATAGGAATGCACCGAATAGTATGATCCTTATGTCCATAcagtaagaaatatttaccaaaaaatatttgtattaaaaatttcaatgtcacAATTGATATTATGACTCTCGGAAGTGtgattagaattaattttatcgaaaTGAGTAAGTGAATTAAACAACTCGTTTTAACTAAACAAAACTTACTCAGTATATTTAGCtctatatagaatttatttgttaactaTCTGAATTTACAAGAGAATTACAgtattaaagacatttattctACGAAGTcctatgattttatattagtaaagGAGATATTAATCAATTCTCAATAAAATTCCATGATTTATTgccgtaataaaataaagagacGGACATTATTTTGACAACATACCGATACTAGCaacattctttttaataaatctataaaaaaagacTAGATTACGAAGAagtctatataaattttcctcataatatttacaaattattcaattttttcCATGTCAAGAGCATTTCTTGTCGAGTCCCGGAAAATTTATGTctgattaaaatacttatttaatttttgtaattatttagtcCCGGGATTGCTCAACAGCTTAATTTGCAGGACGAAATTCTCGCATACTAATGCAATATCTCCTCATATGCAGATGATGCTGTCATATACTTTTCTTATATTCAATCATAATTtctcctttttaaaatattttaaaattaatataccatTCCCTTACAACACAAAGCATTCaactaaaatacattttttgtctattttcatttataatgccAGAACATTTTAGAAttcagcaatttttttatttcgttgttgataattttacttcaaaatttaaaGAGCTGTATATAAACATGATACTTTTacgatatatgtataatacattttatataacactttCTAATAAAcccaattaattatttcttagcCTCCTTCATCCACCCGTGCAATATAGATGATTCAAAATTCGCTGAATGCGTGAAAGAACAAATATTGGAATGTCTTCCGCACTTCACCAAGGGTATCCCGGAGTACGGCGTGCCTTCCATAGACCCAGTGGATCTCAACGACATCATCATAGACGGGAATGGACTCAAGCTGAAATTCACTGACGCTCAGATGCACGGCCTTAGCAAAATTGATCTGACCGGTTTTAAGTTAGTAaccttttttgtatttaaatttcatataagagcacgaaacctctcagcattccatggattcactgtTCTGGGTCCATAACGTTgcaggagaggagcttcaacagttcCTGGGACTTACaatccaggtgtaggtttaggGGCCCCTATTTAAAGCTCGCTTTACGTTCCACCGTTCAAGCTCCTCTCTACCAAGAAAGCAATAtgggataaaaaaattaaaggatcCGAACCTACATCCTTTCAATATATTAGGTCCTAACCACTTCACAGACTGAGCTATCATGCACATAAACATATTCTTTCAGCTGGCAGTCACGTCTTATTGCTTCAAAGATTTTATTCAACGAAATCctcattaattattcattaacagttagtgagttagttagttaccagacatacattatatatatatatatatatattatgtacgtattataattgattcatcaaaataacaaaatataaaacataatatagtgATATTATAATGAGTTTCATAATTAgtgttgatttaattttatttatgtatgcgGTTGCGCTTTGTGGAAAATCGATTGCAATCAATAGATCTGATTCTTCGAAGACGCATTGTATGCAAATTAATTAGCAAtcatgaaatgtaaataacaaaaaaatatgccgAAGATAACACAGAGTGATCTGTATGATAAggttttttaactttttgttgCATGTAGCCTGCAGCTGGGTGACAAGCAGGAATCATTTGAACTTAAAGTTAAaggaaatttaagtttaacagCACAGTACCAAGCTGACGGTCAGATTTTAATACTCCCCATCAGAGGTCACGGCGACGCTTTGATTGACTGTGGTAAGCAACAAAAATTGCCAAAAACTATCcctaacatttaattaatacgtaACTAAACACAgctttaattttgtacaatGAAAACTAATTTCCTAatgaagattttattaataatatttcgttaaaaacaaacgaattaaaagaaaaacacagACTGAATGAATAACGGAATCTCTACTAATTATCAAATACATGATATCCACACTAACATATTATGATTCAAATTAAACTGCAGTTAAATTAACACAACAATGTAACCAAATTCTTTTCAACACAATGTAAGGTGGTATGGATTATTCTAAACATAAACTagaatttaagttataatagtCAGTTAAATGAAATACACAACTATGTACGGTGATAAAACTAGTTTGCAACAGTTCCACGGAACAAGACAACAGCAGAACCATACTGTATAATCTCTTTAAATACGTTAGTATTTTGCAGACAATTTTCGGCATCTCGttgtaatttcttttcaatctTACAATCTGTGAGagataaaatgtttcatttcatcatcatcatcatcatcagtctatcgaagcccactgctgaataaaggcctcttctcacatttttcatttgctttgttttaaattattaaattcaatatatttgtgtattttgaCGTAAGTGTCGCTTGTTTTTTAAGACTCGAATATGTTAGGAAAGCTGCGAGTATGTTTTGATTACATTTTGCACAATATGGTGATTTACAGGTCCAACTTGAACTTGGTTATGGGTAtagatttgtaaataaaattaactcttctataaataaaatctaaaattaataaatgttatataaaaaattatatatacataacgattattgaatttaaatcgataaatgtatattaatttaaatatatatacataatatattgatacactataacatttataataatcaatgcAATTTCAACTCACATTTAACATTAActtaacatcaaaatatatgaataatatgtgATTAAGTATCTGTGAGCGGACACCATCACAGAagtaattaagataatatcgAGAGAACGTTATAAAACATGCGATTGTTAAATATCTGCAGACGGCATCGAAGTCCAAATCAACAGTAACCTGAGCCACGTGAAGGACGATAAGGGCACGCATTTCAAACTTGTGGCACCAAATTACAAGTACGACATCACAACAACGAAGATAGACCTCAAGAACTTGTTCGACGGGAACAAGCAACTCGGTAATCATAAATACACTTAAATACGATTTTTTCAAATACGATAGTGTTCTTACTAATTAAATCATGTTAAAGCCAgtttttacaatgaaattactataacggatagttattttaaataaatatagacatCAATCTTAGACTTCAAACAACAAGAGCCGCTCGTTAgacctttaaataatataaattacccgtgttaaaaattaacaagcaTGTTTTTTATTCGTATGTGTTATACCATTACAATTtactcttatttttaataagcctGGCTTAGACCATAACATCAAAAGATAAATAACTAGATCATTACAGGCCGaagaaacttaatttaatcacagagtgtgtttttaaaaaggacatacagtatgtattttaaagacTTGTTTCAATCCTATTCTGTAAGCAGTTTGGTTCGTAATTactcttgttttttttaattttctgttaatCCATTATACTATGTATCACATTTAATCCTTTCACAGCTGAAACTACATTGAAATTCGCCAACGAGAACTGGCGGCAGTTGATGGACGACCTCGCACCGCCAGCTATCAAACAAATCGTCAAGACTATCATCAAGAGCATCAATAAATTCTTCTCGAAAGTAACTATTCAACAGATCATACACGGATATgatgaaaaacattgatttttatttaatataaaccagTT comes from the Danaus plexippus chromosome 15, MEX_DaPlex, whole genome shotgun sequence genome and includes:
- the LOC116766412 gene encoding circadian clock-controlled protein daywake-like, with the protein product MKLGARRHTVSAQLSSDRQFLCKMKAFFIFVALSVIHSTRAEEGFLPSFIHPCNIDDSKFAECVKEQILECLPHFTKGIPEYGVPSIDPVDLNDIIIDGNGLKLKFTDAQMHGLSKIDLTGFNLQLGDKQESFELKVKGNLSLTAQYQADGQILILPIRGHGDALIDCDGIEVQINSNLSHVKDDKGTHFKLVAPNYKYDITTTKIDLKNLFDGNKQLAETTLKFANENWRQLMDDLAPPAIKQIVKTIIKSINKFFSKVTIQQIIHGYDEKH